Below is a window of Lacibacter sp. H407 DNA.
AAACGGGTTCGTTGAATTTAGCAGGGGTAGTGATCTATGCTATCAGGCATGGTTACTATAAACCGTAATGTTTTTTTACGTTATTAATGATGCAGGAAGCAGTGGTGGTTTGTTTGCATCGATATGAAGAATACAAAAACCATTACGCTAAGCCGTGAAGAACGGAAAATGCTCCGGGCGATAAAAAGCCGTATGCGCAAAGCACCTGCTGCAGATTATGCCATCTACAAACTTGGTATTGAAACGGGGATGAACCGTATGAAACTTCATCAAGGTTTTTATTTCTTGTTTGGTATACACATTCATGAGTACCTGGTAGAACAACGATTAGCATTGGTTAAAAAACTGCTTCGTAAAACAACCCTTTCAGTAAAAGCCATCTCTATTCAAAGCGGTTTTAAGAACCGAAAATATTTCTTCCGTTTTTTTAAGCAAAAAACTTCCTTTACACCCATTGGGTACCGCAAGCACTGCAAGCAACGTGCTTCCTG
It encodes the following:
- a CDS encoding helix-turn-helix domain-containing protein, with amino-acid sequence MKNTKTITLSREERKMLRAIKSRMRKAPAADYAIYKLGIETGMNRMKLHQGFYFLFGIHIHEYLVEQRLALVKKLLRKTTLSVKAISIQSGFKNRKYFFRFFKQKTSFTPIGYRKHCKQRAS